A DNA window from Mycobacterium sp. IDR2000157661 contains the following coding sequences:
- the rplN gene encoding 50S ribosomal protein L14: protein MIQQESRLKVADNTGAKEILCIRVLGGSSRRYAGIGDVIVATVKDAIPGGNVKRGDVVKAVVVRTVKERRRADGSYIKFDENAAVIIKPDNDPRGTRIFGPVGRELREKRFMKIVSLAPEVL, encoded by the coding sequence GTGATTCAGCAGGAATCGCGGCTGAAGGTCGCCGATAACACGGGCGCCAAGGAGATCTTGTGCATCCGCGTGCTCGGCGGCTCGTCGCGACGCTATGCCGGCATCGGCGATGTCATCGTCGCGACGGTCAAGGACGCCATCCCCGGTGGCAACGTCAAGCGCGGCGATGTGGTCAAGGCCGTCGTCGTGCGCACCGTCAAGGAGCGTCGTCGCGCCGACGGCAGCTACATCAAGTTCGACGAGAACGCCGCCGTCATCATCAAGCCCGACAACGACCCGCGCGGGACGCGCATCTTCGGTCCGGTCGGTCGTGAACTGCGCGAGAAGCGCTTCATGAAGATCGTCTCGCTCGCTCCGGAGGTGTTGTAG
- the rplX gene encoding 50S ribosomal protein L24 has protein sequence MKVHKGDTVLVISGKDKGAKGKVLVAYPARNKVLVEGVNRIKKHTAVSRNERGAQSGGIVTQEAPIDVSNVMVVDSDGKPTRIGYRKDDETGKKVRIAKTNGKDI, from the coding sequence ATGAAGGTCCACAAGGGCGACACGGTGCTGGTCATCTCCGGCAAGGACAAGGGCGCCAAGGGCAAGGTCCTGGTGGCCTACCCGGCGCGCAACAAGGTGCTCGTCGAAGGTGTCAACCGCATCAAGAAGCACACCGCGGTCTCGCGCAACGAGCGTGGCGCACAGTCCGGCGGCATCGTCACCCAGGAAGCCCCGATCGACGTCTCCAACGTCATGGTCGTCGACTCCGACGGCAAGCCCACCCGCATCGGGTATCGAAAGGACGACGAGACCGGCAAGAAGGTCCGCATCGCCAAGACCAACGGCAAGGACATCTGA
- a CDS encoding formylglycine-generating enzyme family protein yields the protein MLTELVELPGGSFRMGSTQFYPEEAPAHTVRVAAFAAERHPVTNAQFAEFVSDTGYLTVAEQRLDPALYPGAEPRDLVPGALVFGPTAGPVDLRDWRQWWRWVPGTSWRRPFGPDSTMNDRLDHPVVQIAYPDAAAYARWAGRRLPTEAEWEYAARAGTVTAYSWGDEAMPGGQLMANTWQGRFPYHNTGALGWVGTSPVGTFPPNGFGLVDMIGNVWEWTTTRFSAHHRLDDPVKACCTPSGPADPTVMQTLKGGSHLCAPEYCHRYRPAARSPQSQDSATTHIGFRCVADR from the coding sequence ATGCTCACCGAACTCGTCGAGCTGCCGGGCGGGTCGTTCCGGATGGGATCGACGCAGTTCTATCCCGAAGAGGCGCCCGCGCACACCGTCCGCGTCGCCGCGTTCGCCGCCGAACGGCATCCCGTCACCAACGCCCAGTTCGCCGAATTCGTCTCCGACACCGGCTATCTCACCGTCGCCGAACAACGGCTGGACCCCGCGCTGTACCCGGGTGCGGAGCCGAGGGACCTGGTGCCGGGTGCACTGGTGTTCGGGCCGACCGCAGGCCCGGTGGACCTGCGGGACTGGCGACAGTGGTGGCGCTGGGTGCCCGGCACGAGCTGGCGCCGGCCATTCGGCCCGGACAGCACCATGAACGACCGACTCGACCACCCGGTCGTGCAGATCGCCTATCCGGACGCCGCGGCCTACGCGCGCTGGGCCGGTCGCCGACTGCCCACCGAGGCGGAGTGGGAGTACGCGGCGCGCGCCGGGACCGTGACCGCCTACTCGTGGGGCGACGAGGCCATGCCGGGCGGACAGCTGATGGCCAACACCTGGCAGGGCCGGTTCCCGTACCACAACACCGGCGCGCTCGGCTGGGTCGGCACGTCACCGGTGGGGACGTTTCCGCCGAACGGGTTCGGGCTCGTCGACATGATCGGCAACGTGTGGGAGTGGACGACGACGAGGTTCTCGGCACACCACCGCCTCGACGACCCGGTGAAGGCGTGCTGCACGCCGAGCGGACCCGCCGATCCGACGGTGATGCAGACCCTCAAGGGCGGCTCGCATCTGTGCGCGCCGGAGTACTGTCACCGCTACCGCCCGGCGGCGCGCTCGCCGCAGTCGCAGGACAGTGCGACGACCCACATCGGTTTCCGCTGCGTGGCGGATCGGTAG
- a CDS encoding type Z 30S ribosomal protein S14: protein MAKKALVNKANKKPKFKVRAYTRCQRCGRPHSVFRKFGLCRICLREMAHAGELPGVQKSSW, encoded by the coding sequence ATGGCAAAGAAGGCACTGGTCAACAAGGCCAACAAGAAGCCGAAGTTCAAGGTGCGCGCCTACACCAGGTGCCAGCGCTGCGGCCGTCCGCACTCGGTGTTCCGCAAGTTCGGCCTGTGCCGGATCTGCCTGCGCGAGATGGCGCATGCCGGCGAGCTGCCCGGCGTTCAGAAGTCCAGCTGGTAA
- the rplF gene encoding 50S ribosomal protein L6: protein MSRIGKQPVPVPSGVDVSIDGQNVSVKGPKGTLALAVAEPIRVARDDDGAIVVSRPDDERRSRSLHGLSRTLVSNLITGVTEGYTTKMEIFGVGYRVQLKGSNLEFALGYSHPVTITAPEGVTFAVETPTKFSISGIDKQRVGQVAANIRRLRKSDPYKGKGIRYEGEQIRRKVGKTGK, encoded by the coding sequence ATGTCGCGAATTGGAAAGCAGCCGGTCCCGGTTCCCAGCGGGGTCGACGTGTCGATCGACGGACAGAACGTGTCGGTCAAGGGGCCAAAGGGCACCCTGGCGCTGGCCGTCGCCGAGCCCATCCGCGTGGCTCGCGACGACGATGGCGCCATCGTGGTCAGCCGCCCCGACGACGAGCGGCGCAGCCGGTCGCTGCACGGGTTGTCGCGCACGCTGGTGTCGAACCTGATCACCGGCGTCACCGAGGGCTACACCACCAAGATGGAGATCTTCGGCGTCGGCTACCGCGTGCAGCTCAAGGGCTCCAACCTCGAGTTCGCGCTCGGCTACAGCCACCCGGTCACGATCACCGCGCCCGAGGGCGTGACCTTCGCGGTGGAGACGCCGACGAAGTTCTCGATCTCCGGTATCGACAAGCAGAGGGTCGGCCAGGTCGCGGCGAACATCCGCCGTCTGCGGAAGAGCGACCCCTACAAGGGCAAGGGCATCCGCTACGAGGGTGAGCAGATCCGCCGCAAGGTCGGAAAGACAGGTAAGTAG
- a CDS encoding arylsulfatase, translating to MAAEFNGKIELDIRDSEPDWGPYAAPTAPEGAPNVLYIVWDDIGIATWDCFGGLVDMPAMGRIADRGVRLSQFHTTALCSPTRASLLTGRNPTTVGMATIEEFTDGFPGCNGRIPFDTALMSEVLNEHGYNTYCIGKWHLTPLEESNLASTKRHWPLNRGFERFYGFLGGETDQWYPELVYDNHPIAPPAAPEDGYHLSKDLADKTIEFIRDAKVIAPDKPWFSYVCPGAGHAPHHVFKEWADRYAGRFDMGYERYREIVLENQKKMGIVPADTALSPINPYQDVKGPNGEPWPEQDTVRPWESLHDEEKRLFGRMAEVFAGFLSYTDAQIGRVLDYLEESGQLDNTIIVVISDNGASGEGGPNGSVNEVKFFNGYIDTVEDSMRMIDDLGGPETYNHYPIGWAMAFNTPYKLFKRYASHEGGIADTAIISWPNGIAAHGEVRDNYVNVCDVTPTVFELLGITLPATVRGVPQKPFDGMSFKAALDDSTAPTGKQTQFYTMLGTRGIWHDGWFANTVHAASPAGWSHFDKDRWELFHIAADRSQCHDLAAENPDKLEELKALWFAEADKYHGLPLGDLNIIETITRWRPHLSGARESYIYYPGTADIGMGAAVEIQGRSFSVMADVIVDSAGAEGVVFKHGGAHGGHVLFLQDGRLHYVYNFLGEIEQHLSSESAVPSGKHTFGAAFVRTGTVEGSHTPLGDAALYIDDEQVATFDGMKIIPGTYGLAGATLSIGRNTGSPVSRAYKAPFPFTGGVIAQVNVDVSGKPYADLERDFARAFAKD from the coding sequence ATGGCAGCGGAATTCAACGGCAAGATCGAACTCGACATCCGCGATTCGGAGCCCGACTGGGGGCCGTACGCCGCGCCGACCGCGCCCGAAGGTGCGCCGAACGTGCTCTACATCGTCTGGGACGACATCGGCATCGCGACCTGGGACTGCTTCGGTGGCCTGGTCGACATGCCGGCCATGGGCCGCATCGCGGATCGCGGTGTGCGGCTCTCCCAGTTCCACACCACGGCGCTGTGCTCGCCCACCCGCGCGTCGTTGCTCACGGGCCGCAACCCCACCACCGTGGGCATGGCGACGATCGAGGAGTTCACCGACGGCTTCCCCGGCTGCAACGGGCGGATTCCCTTCGACACGGCACTCATGTCCGAGGTGCTCAACGAGCACGGCTACAACACCTATTGCATCGGAAAGTGGCATCTCACCCCGCTCGAAGAGTCGAATCTGGCTTCCACCAAACGACATTGGCCGCTCAATCGGGGATTCGAACGCTTCTACGGCTTCCTCGGGGGTGAGACCGACCAGTGGTATCCGGAGTTGGTCTACGACAACCACCCGATCGCACCACCGGCAGCGCCCGAGGACGGCTATCACCTGTCGAAGGACCTCGCCGACAAGACCATCGAGTTCATCCGCGACGCCAAGGTGATCGCCCCGGACAAGCCGTGGTTCTCCTACGTGTGTCCCGGCGCCGGACACGCGCCGCATCACGTCTTCAAGGAGTGGGCCGACCGCTACGCCGGCCGGTTCGACATGGGCTACGAGCGTTACCGCGAGATCGTGCTCGAGAACCAGAAGAAGATGGGCATCGTCCCGGCCGACACCGCGCTGTCCCCGATCAACCCGTACCAGGATGTGAAGGGGCCCAACGGCGAACCGTGGCCCGAGCAGGACACCGTGCGGCCATGGGAGTCGCTGCACGACGAGGAGAAGCGGCTGTTCGGCCGGATGGCTGAAGTGTTCGCCGGCTTCCTGTCCTACACCGACGCGCAGATCGGCCGCGTGCTCGACTACCTGGAGGAATCGGGCCAGCTGGACAACACGATCATCGTCGTCATCTCCGACAACGGAGCCAGCGGCGAAGGCGGTCCGAACGGTTCGGTCAACGAGGTCAAATTCTTCAACGGCTACATCGACACCGTCGAGGACAGCATGCGGATGATCGACGACCTCGGCGGTCCGGAGACCTACAACCACTATCCGATCGGCTGGGCGATGGCGTTCAACACGCCCTACAAGCTGTTCAAGCGGTACGCCTCCCACGAGGGCGGTATCGCCGACACCGCGATCATCTCCTGGCCCAACGGCATTGCCGCACACGGCGAGGTTCGGGACAACTATGTCAATGTCTGCGACGTCACGCCCACAGTGTTCGAACTGCTCGGCATCACGCTGCCTGCGACGGTTCGAGGTGTGCCGCAGAAGCCCTTCGACGGAATGAGTTTCAAAGCCGCACTGGACGACTCGACGGCTCCGACCGGCAAGCAGACCCAGTTCTACACGATGCTCGGCACTCGCGGTATCTGGCACGACGGCTGGTTCGCCAACACGGTGCACGCCGCCTCGCCGGCCGGCTGGTCACACTTCGACAAGGACCGCTGGGAGCTCTTCCACATCGCCGCCGACCGCAGTCAGTGCCACGATCTGGCCGCCGAAAACCCGGACAAGCTCGAGGAATTGAAGGCGCTGTGGTTCGCCGAGGCCGACAAGTACCACGGGCTGCCGCTGGGTGATCTGAACATCATCGAGACGATCACGCGGTGGCGACCCCACCTGTCGGGTGCGCGGGAGTCCTACATCTACTATCCGGGCACCGCGGATATCGGCATGGGTGCAGCGGTCGAGATCCAGGGCCGGTCGTTCTCGGTCATGGCCGACGTGATCGTCGACTCCGCCGGAGCCGAGGGGGTGGTGTTCAAACACGGCGGCGCCCATGGCGGCCACGTGCTGTTCCTGCAGGACGGCCGACTGCATTACGTGTACAACTTCCTCGGCGAGATCGAGCAGCACCTCTCGTCGGAGAGCGCGGTGCCGTCGGGCAAGCACACCTTCGGCGCCGCCTTCGTTCGGACCGGGACGGTGGAGGGCAGCCACACCCCACTCGGTGACGCGGCGCTGTACATCGACGACGAACAGGTCGCCACCTTCGACGGGATGAAGATCATCCCCGGCACGTACGGGCTCGCCGGGGCCACCCTGAGCATCGGCCGCAACACAGGGTCTCCTGTTTCGCGGGCCTACAAGGCGCCGTTCCCGTTCACCGGTGGCGTCATCGCCCAGGTGAACGTCGACGTCTCGGGCAAGCCGTATGCGGATCTGGAACGAGATTTCGCACGTGCGTTCGCGAAGGACTGA
- the rpsH gene encoding 30S ribosomal protein S8 — MTMTDPIADFLTRLRNANSAYHDEVTLPHSKIKANIAEILKREGYISDYHTEDARVGKSLVVQLKYGPSRERSIAGLRRVSKPGLRVYAKSTNLPRVLGGLGVAIISTSAGLKTDRQAAQEGVGGEVLAYVW; from the coding sequence ATGACTATGACGGATCCGATCGCAGACTTCTTGACCCGTCTGCGCAACGCCAATTCGGCGTACCACGACGAGGTGACCCTGCCGCACTCGAAGATCAAGGCCAACATCGCCGAGATCCTCAAGCGCGAGGGCTACATCTCCGACTACCACACCGAGGATGCTCGGGTGGGCAAGTCGCTGGTCGTGCAACTGAAGTACGGCCCCAGCCGCGAGCGCAGCATCGCCGGCCTGCGCCGGGTGTCCAAGCCCGGACTGCGGGTGTACGCGAAGTCGACCAATCTGCCGCGGGTCCTCGGCGGCCTCGGCGTGGCGATCATCTCCACGTCGGCAGGCCTGAAGACCGACCGCCAGGCGGCCCAAGAGGGCGTGGGCGGCGAAGTCCTCGCATACGTGTGGTGA
- a CDS encoding glycosyltransferase family 2 protein, with the protein MTVYSVETLTEEQRAHALERAINGLREDDPLGSASVPVVGWQKVVLSALLIAVAILAVWRPLETAVGLIGVCTLGYVVTMADRVQIFRRGLALRAIVVSDEEARAIPDDQLPPYTILVPAYNEPEVVDDLIGAMARLEYPSDKLQVLLILEADDGVTIDAARRCAESDAITILLVPPAEPRTKPKACNYGMYFAIGDIVTIYDAEDLPEPLQLRRVVAAMRRLPDDVACVQAKLGYHNGDQNLLAGWFTAEYALWFGYLLPGMMGTGTPIPLGGTSNHLKRAVLDEIGTWDPYNVTEDADLGLRIASRGYRTAVLESQTLEEANSDPINWIRQRSRWYKGYLQTWLVHIRRPVPLWRTVGTRSFIRFNLVLAGTPIIAVLNLAFWLITLLWFLGQPATIEAVFPWYIYFPALVALVLGNFATLYMNLITLREDDRSDLLVPALTVPLFWVMMSVAAAKGTYQLIRQPSYWEKTFHGLTNQPAADEAAPT; encoded by the coding sequence GTGACCGTCTACTCCGTCGAGACCCTCACCGAGGAGCAGCGCGCCCACGCGCTCGAGCGCGCCATCAACGGCCTGCGCGAGGACGATCCGTTGGGGTCGGCCTCCGTGCCCGTCGTTGGGTGGCAGAAGGTGGTGCTGTCGGCCCTTCTCATCGCCGTCGCCATACTGGCGGTCTGGCGGCCTCTGGAGACCGCGGTCGGTTTGATCGGTGTGTGCACGCTCGGTTACGTGGTGACGATGGCCGACCGCGTGCAGATCTTCCGACGGGGACTGGCCCTGCGGGCCATCGTCGTCAGCGACGAGGAAGCCCGTGCCATCCCGGACGATCAACTGCCTCCGTACACCATCCTGGTGCCGGCCTACAACGAACCCGAAGTGGTCGACGACCTGATCGGCGCGATGGCGCGCCTCGAATACCCGAGCGACAAGCTGCAGGTCCTGCTGATACTGGAGGCCGACGACGGCGTCACCATCGACGCGGCGCGGCGCTGTGCGGAGTCCGATGCCATCACCATCCTGCTGGTCCCCCCGGCCGAACCGCGCACGAAACCCAAGGCGTGCAACTACGGCATGTACTTCGCCATCGGTGACATCGTGACCATCTATGACGCCGAGGACCTGCCCGAACCCCTGCAGTTGCGCCGTGTGGTCGCGGCGATGCGCAGGCTGCCCGACGACGTCGCCTGCGTGCAGGCCAAGCTGGGCTACCACAACGGAGACCAGAACCTGCTCGCCGGATGGTTCACCGCCGAGTACGCCCTGTGGTTCGGCTACCTGCTGCCCGGGATGATGGGGACGGGCACGCCGATTCCATTGGGCGGCACGTCGAATCATCTCAAGCGAGCGGTGCTCGACGAGATCGGAACCTGGGATCCCTACAACGTCACCGAGGACGCCGACCTGGGCCTGCGCATCGCGTCCCGCGGCTACCGCACCGCGGTGCTCGAGTCGCAGACCCTGGAAGAAGCCAACAGCGATCCGATCAACTGGATCCGGCAGCGCTCCCGCTGGTACAAGGGCTACCTGCAGACCTGGCTGGTGCACATCCGGCGTCCGGTGCCGTTGTGGCGAACCGTCGGAACGCGCAGCTTCATCCGGTTCAACCTGGTGCTCGCGGGAACGCCGATCATCGCGGTGCTCAACCTGGCGTTCTGGCTGATCACCTTGTTGTGGTTTCTCGGCCAGCCCGCGACGATTGAGGCCGTATTCCCTTGGTACATATATTTTCCGGCGTTGGTGGCCCTTGTTCTCGGCAACTTCGCCACGCTCTACATGAACCTCATCACGCTGCGTGAAGACGACCGTTCGGACCTGCTGGTGCCCGCGCTGACCGTGCCGCTGTTCTGGGTGATGATGAGCGTCGCCGCGGCCAAGGGCACCTACCAGCTGATCCGCCAGCCGTCCTACTGGGAGAAGACCTTTCACGGTCTGACAAATCAGCCGGCCGCCGACGAGGCCGCCCCGACGTGA
- the rplE gene encoding 50S ribosomal protein L5, producing the protein MTTTESAEKTLPRLKQRYREEIKDSLQKEFGYANVMQIPGVVKVVVNMGVGDAARDAKLINGAVNDLALITGQKPEVRKARKSIAQFKLREGMPIGARVTLRGDRMWEFLDRLISIALPRIRDFRGLSPKQFDGTGNYTFGLTEQSVFHEIDVDSIDRPRGMDITVVTSATNDDEGRALLRALGFPFKEN; encoded by the coding sequence ATGACCACTACTGAAAGCGCTGAGAAGACCCTTCCTCGTTTGAAGCAGCGCTACCGCGAGGAGATCAAGGACTCGCTGCAGAAGGAGTTCGGCTACGCCAACGTCATGCAGATCCCCGGCGTGGTCAAGGTCGTCGTGAACATGGGCGTCGGTGATGCCGCGCGCGACGCCAAGCTGATCAACGGCGCGGTCAACGACCTGGCCCTGATCACCGGGCAGAAGCCGGAAGTCCGCAAGGCCCGGAAATCCATAGCGCAATTCAAGCTGCGCGAGGGCATGCCGATCGGCGCGCGCGTCACGCTGCGCGGTGACCGCATGTGGGAGTTCCTGGACCGGCTCATCTCGATCGCGCTGCCGCGTATCCGCGACTTCCGCGGCTTGTCGCCCAAGCAGTTCGACGGCACCGGCAACTACACCTTCGGGCTGACCGAGCAGTCGGTGTTCCACGAGATCGACGTGGACTCCATCGACCGGCCCCGTGGCATGGACATCACCGTCGTCACCTCGGCGACGAATGACGACGAAGGACGAGCGCTGTTGCGGGCTCTCGGCTTTCCGTTCAAGGAGAACTGA
- the rplP gene encoding 50S ribosomal protein L16, which yields MLIPRKVKHRKQHHPKQRGIASGGTSVSFGDYGIQALEHAYITNRQIESARIAINRHIKRGGKVWINIFPDRPLTKKPAETRMGSGKGSPEWWVANVKPGRVLFELSYPDEAIARAALTRAIHKLPIKARIVTREERF from the coding sequence ATGCTAATTCCCCGCAAGGTCAAGCACCGCAAGCAGCATCATCCCAAGCAGCGTGGGATCGCCAGTGGCGGCACCTCGGTCAGCTTCGGTGACTACGGCATCCAGGCACTGGAGCACGCCTACATCACCAACCGGCAGATCGAGTCGGCCCGTATCGCGATCAACCGGCACATCAAGCGTGGCGGCAAGGTGTGGATCAACATCTTCCCGGACCGTCCGCTGACCAAGAAGCCCGCCGAGACCCGCATGGGTTCGGGTAAGGGTTCCCCGGAGTGGTGGGTGGCCAACGTCAAGCCGGGCCGTGTGCTCTTCGAGTTGAGCTACCCCGATGAGGCGATCGCGAGGGCCGCGCTGACCCGCGCGATTCACAAGCTGCCTATCAAGGCACGCATCGTTACCCGAGAGGAGCGCTTCTGA
- the rpsQ gene encoding 30S ribosomal protein S17: MAAKEETKGAAGPRRTPRVEETRGRRKTAIGYVVSDKMQKTIVVELEDRKSHPLYGKIIRTTKKVKAHDENGDAGIGDRVSLMETRPLSATKRWRLVEILEKAK, from the coding sequence ATGGCTGCGAAAGAAGAGACCAAGGGCGCTGCGGGTCCGCGGCGCACTCCGCGCGTCGAGGAGACGCGTGGCCGCCGCAAGACGGCCATCGGGTACGTGGTGTCGGACAAGATGCAGAAGACCATCGTGGTCGAGCTGGAGGATCGCAAGAGCCATCCGCTCTACGGCAAGATCATTCGGACCACCAAGAAGGTCAAGGCGCACGACGAGAACGGCGACGCCGGCATCGGCGACCGCGTTTCGCTGATGGAGACGCGTCCGCTGTCGGCGACCAAGCGCTGGCGGCTCGTGGAGATCCTGGAAAAGGCCAAGTAG
- the rpmC gene encoding 50S ribosomal protein L29 codes for MAVGVTPGELRELTDDELRDRLRESKEELFNLRFQMATGQLSNNRRLRLVRQEIARVYTVLRERELGLASGPAGEGA; via the coding sequence ATGGCGGTGGGAGTGACGCCGGGTGAACTGCGCGAACTGACCGACGACGAGCTGAGGGACCGGCTGCGCGAGTCCAAGGAAGAGCTGTTCAACCTGCGCTTCCAGATGGCGACCGGCCAGTTGTCGAACAACCGTCGGCTGCGCCTGGTGCGCCAGGAGATCGCGCGTGTGTACACCGTGCTGCGTGAACGTGAATTGGGCCTGGCCTCCGGGCCCGCAGGTGAGGGAGCGTAA
- a CDS encoding ArnT family glycosyltransferase: protein MTDRRLKVIAFALACVLYIAVGYWLQVQNGFILGDALSRVSAAQAVLFSRDPHLAAIGFIFTPLTAMLQIPAVLLSPLWPDLTERAFAGSLMTAVFMAGCVVQVLSMGTDRKLPRGYIVAVTALFALNPMIVFYGSNGMSEAPFLFFITWAVRRLIMWMVDDDVHHLIAAGGVAMALSYLTRYDAVACIFTAGIVVAVTTFLRARKPPRLRRAVLDLVLVSGPGLASFVGWAATSWLITGEPFAQFTSQYGNAAILQQSGTQAVDFGGGLVFAATCTMLMTPTLIPIALWAGVIRLRRPYWPTLVVPFALYGAVLGFQFYSYASGSTFAFLRFYIAAIPFAACLAMLAVPERGYVAAKRPGRFAPAAVEPRRQRGWPAYVPVALVFAVTVPATAWAMSLPTYAPQEYALGAVLAPDPDDVSDRKAVERRIAATFSTEREIAQYLDDLDLPESAVITDTVYGFAVVAASQRPKTFVVPSDPDFATLLNDPVGQGVEYLLAVPPTGRGVSDALNVRYPTLYDTGADIATLELEIPNDGDGQPTWRLYRVNGGVPES from the coding sequence ATGACCGATCGGCGGCTGAAGGTCATCGCGTTCGCGCTGGCCTGCGTGCTGTACATCGCCGTCGGCTACTGGCTGCAGGTGCAGAACGGTTTCATCCTCGGCGACGCGCTGTCGCGGGTGTCTGCGGCCCAAGCCGTGTTGTTCAGTCGCGACCCGCATCTGGCGGCGATCGGCTTCATCTTCACACCGCTGACCGCGATGCTGCAGATCCCCGCCGTCCTGCTCAGCCCGCTGTGGCCGGATCTGACCGAGCGCGCCTTCGCGGGTTCGCTGATGACGGCGGTCTTCATGGCGGGCTGTGTGGTTCAGGTGCTGAGCATGGGCACCGATCGGAAGCTGCCCCGCGGCTACATCGTCGCAGTCACCGCACTGTTCGCGCTCAACCCGATGATCGTGTTCTACGGTTCGAATGGGATGAGCGAGGCTCCCTTCCTGTTCTTCATCACCTGGGCGGTGCGTCGGCTCATCATGTGGATGGTCGATGACGACGTACACCACCTGATCGCTGCCGGGGGCGTCGCGATGGCGCTGTCGTACCTCACCCGCTACGACGCGGTCGCATGCATCTTCACCGCGGGCATCGTCGTCGCCGTCACCACCTTCCTGCGGGCCCGCAAACCGCCGCGACTGCGCCGAGCGGTGCTGGACCTGGTCCTGGTCAGCGGGCCCGGTCTGGCGTCGTTCGTGGGGTGGGCGGCCACGAGCTGGCTGATCACAGGAGAACCCTTCGCACAGTTCACCTCTCAATACGGCAATGCCGCGATACTGCAACAGTCCGGCACGCAGGCGGTCGACTTCGGCGGTGGCCTGGTGTTCGCCGCCACCTGCACCATGCTGATGACCCCCACCTTGATCCCGATAGCGTTGTGGGCCGGGGTCATCCGGCTGCGCCGTCCATACTGGCCGACGCTGGTGGTCCCGTTCGCCCTCTACGGCGCGGTGCTCGGGTTCCAGTTCTACAGCTACGCGTCGGGGTCGACGTTTGCGTTCCTGCGGTTCTACATCGCGGCGATCCCGTTCGCCGCGTGCCTGGCGATGCTGGCCGTGCCCGAGCGCGGATACGTCGCTGCCAAGCGGCCGGGCAGGTTCGCTCCTGCCGCGGTGGAGCCGCGGCGGCAGCGTGGCTGGCCGGCCTATGTCCCGGTCGCCTTGGTGTTCGCCGTCACCGTGCCCGCCACAGCGTGGGCCATGAGCCTGCCGACGTACGCGCCGCAGGAATACGCGCTGGGCGCGGTGCTGGCTCCCGACCCCGACGACGTTTCCGACCGCAAGGCCGTGGAGCGGCGCATCGCCGCCACCTTCTCCACCGAACGGGAGATCGCCCAATACCTCGACGACCTCGATCTGCCGGAAAGCGCGGTCATCACGGACACCGTGTACGGCTTCGCGGTGGTGGCCGCCTCCCAACGACCGAAAACGTTTGTGGTGCCGTCGGATCCCGATTTCGCCACGTTGCTCAACGACCCGGTGGGCCAAGGTGTCGAGTACCTGCTGGCGGTGCCACCGACCGGCCGTGGTGTCTCCGATGCTCTCAACGTGCGCTATCCGACCCTGTACGACACCGGAGCCGACATCGCGACCCTTGAACTCGAGATCCCCAACGACGGGGACGGCCAGCCGACGTGGCGGTTGTACCGGGTGAACGGAGGCGTGCCCGAAAGCTGA
- the rplR gene encoding 50S ribosomal protein L18, which translates to MATTTKDPAATQKPAGRNVSETRRVSRMRRHARLRKKISGTAQVPRLVVNRSSRHIHVQLVNDINGTTLAAASSIEADVRAVEGDKKAHAVRVGQLIAERAKAAGIDKVVFDRGGYTYGGRIAALADAAREGGLEF; encoded by the coding sequence ATGGCTACGACTACGAAGGATCCGGCGGCGACGCAGAAGCCCGCGGGGCGCAACGTCTCCGAAACCCGGCGGGTGTCGCGGATGCGGCGCCACGCCCGGCTGCGCAAGAAGATCTCCGGCACCGCCCAGGTGCCGCGCTTGGTGGTCAACCGCTCGTCGCGGCACATCCACGTGCAGCTCGTCAACGACATCAACGGCACCACCCTGGCCGCCGCGTCGTCCATCGAGGCCGACGTGCGCGCGGTCGAGGGCGACAAGAAGGCCCACGCAGTGCGGGTCGGCCAGCTGATCGCCGAGCGCGCCAAGGCCGCGGGCATCGACAAGGTCGTGTTCGACCGCGGTGGCTACACCTACGGTGGGCGCATCGCGGCGCTGGCCGACGCGGCGCGCGAAGGCGGGCTGGAGTTCTAG